Proteins encoded by one window of Phenylobacterium soli:
- the glmS gene encoding glutamine--fructose-6-phosphate transaminase (isomerizing) yields MCGIIGIVGTKPVQDRLIDSLKRLEYRGYDSAGVAGVVDGQVERRRAQGKIRALEEVLAGEPLNASVGIGHTRWATHGAPSVRNAHPQHAGRVTLVHNGIIENYAELKEALKAKGRVFESDTDTEVIAQLLDEELKTKPPIEALKATLDQLTGAYALAVLIDGEEQLIMGARRGSPLVVGFGDGEMFLGSDALAVGPFTNRIAYLDEGDYVAIDHNTARIFDETGQAVNRPVRTVAASAALVEKGNYRHFMEKEIHDQPDACQHTLSAYIDPTTGHVHAPNGLDFTKFDRVQIVACGTASYAGAIARYFFERLAGLPCDVEVASEFRYRQPAVTPNTLAVAVSQSGETADTLAALRWCKSQGLTTAAVVNVHESTMAREADVVLPTHAGPEIGVASTKAFTSQVAALTALAVAAAAARMRIDKAEEAHYTRLLLEAPRLIAEATQMEDEIRALAPELARARDVLYLGRGAMFPLALEGALKLKEISYIHAEGYAAGELKHGPIALIDESTPVIVIAPSDSLFEKTISNMSEVAARGGKVILITDAEGARNAPKDAKVIVGPSCDPILAPLVYAPPIQLMAYYVAVQKGADVDQPRNLAKSVTVE; encoded by the coding sequence ATGTGCGGCATCATCGGCATCGTCGGTACGAAGCCTGTCCAGGACCGGCTCATCGACAGCCTCAAGCGCCTGGAATATCGCGGCTATGATTCGGCGGGCGTCGCGGGGGTCGTCGACGGCCAAGTGGAGCGCCGCCGCGCCCAGGGCAAGATCAGGGCGCTGGAGGAGGTGCTGGCCGGCGAGCCGCTGAACGCCAGCGTCGGCATCGGCCACACCCGCTGGGCCACCCACGGCGCCCCGTCGGTCAGGAACGCCCACCCGCAGCACGCGGGCCGCGTGACCCTGGTCCACAACGGCATCATCGAGAACTACGCCGAGCTGAAGGAGGCGCTGAAGGCCAAGGGCCGCGTCTTCGAGAGCGACACCGACACCGAGGTCATCGCCCAGCTGCTCGACGAGGAGCTGAAGACGAAGCCGCCCATCGAGGCGCTGAAGGCGACGCTCGACCAGCTCACCGGCGCCTACGCCCTGGCCGTGCTGATCGACGGCGAGGAGCAGCTGATCATGGGCGCGCGCCGCGGCTCGCCCCTGGTGGTCGGCTTCGGCGACGGCGAGATGTTCCTCGGCAGCGACGCCCTCGCCGTCGGCCCCTTCACCAATCGCATCGCCTATCTCGACGAAGGCGATTACGTGGCCATCGACCACAACACCGCGCGCATCTTCGACGAGACGGGCCAGGCGGTGAACCGTCCGGTCCGCACCGTCGCCGCCTCCGCCGCCCTGGTGGAGAAGGGCAACTATCGGCACTTCATGGAGAAGGAGATCCATGACCAGCCGGACGCCTGCCAGCACACGCTCTCCGCCTACATCGACCCGACCACCGGCCATGTGCACGCGCCGAACGGCCTCGACTTCACCAAGTTCGACCGGGTGCAGATCGTCGCCTGCGGCACCGCCTCCTACGCCGGCGCCATCGCCCGCTACTTCTTCGAACGGCTGGCCGGCCTGCCCTGCGACGTCGAGGTCGCCTCCGAATTCCGCTACCGCCAGCCGGCGGTGACGCCGAACACCCTGGCCGTGGCCGTCTCCCAGTCGGGCGAGACCGCCGACACCCTGGCCGCCCTGCGCTGGTGCAAGAGCCAGGGCCTGACCACCGCCGCGGTGGTCAACGTCCACGAGAGCACCATGGCCCGCGAGGCCGACGTCGTCCTGCCGACCCACGCCGGGCCGGAGATCGGCGTCGCCTCGACCAAGGCCTTCACCAGCCAGGTGGCCGCCCTCACGGCCCTCGCCGTCGCGGCCGCGGCCGCCCGCATGCGCATCGACAAGGCCGAGGAGGCCCACTACACGCGCCTGCTGCTCGAGGCGCCGCGCCTGATCGCCGAGGCGACCCAGATGGAGGACGAGATCCGCGCCCTGGCGCCCGAGCTCGCCCGAGCCCGCGACGTGCTCTACCTCGGTCGCGGGGCGATGTTCCCGCTCGCGCTCGAGGGGGCTCTGAAGCTCAAGGAAATCAGCTACATCCACGCCGAGGGCTACGCCGCCGGCGAGCTGAAGCACGGACCGATCGCGCTGATCGACGAATCCACGCCGGTGATCGTCATCGCCCCGTCGGACAGCCTGTTCGAGAAGACCATCTCCAACATGAGCGAGGTGGCGGCGCGCGGCGGCAAGGTGATCCTGATCACCGACGCGGAGGGCGCGCGCAACGCGCCGAAGGACGCCAAGGTGATCGTCGGGCCAAGCTGCGACCCGATCCTGGCGCCGCTGGTCTACGCCCCGCCGATCCAGCTGATGGCCTATTACGTCGCCGTCCAGAAGGGCGCCGACGTCGATCAGCCGCGCAACCTCGCCAAGTCGGTGACCGTCGAATAG
- a CDS encoding UTP--glucose-1-phosphate uridylyltransferase: MTKRVRKAVLPVAGLGTRVLPGAKTTPKNLLNVVDRPILSYIVEEARAAGIEHFVFIVGRGQGAIEDYFDSIPEIENALEAKGKVEILADVRRDLPKHAGEMSFIRQMAPLGLGHAVWCARDVIGDEPFAVMLPDMLMAAEPGALAQAVAAYEQVGGNIVVVEPAPEGEAHKYGIVALEGQDGRLNRMTGMVEKPAPGTEPSNLFISGRYILQPDIFHILETQERGAGGEIQLTDGMAKLMQSQAFHALEYEGTTYDCGDKIGLLRANVAFALRRPDLADAARKAIEELL; the protein is encoded by the coding sequence ATGACCAAGCGTGTGCGTAAGGCGGTCCTGCCGGTGGCGGGGCTGGGCACCCGTGTGCTGCCGGGCGCGAAGACCACGCCCAAGAACCTGCTGAACGTCGTCGACCGGCCGATCCTGTCCTACATCGTCGAGGAGGCGCGGGCCGCCGGCATCGAGCACTTCGTGTTCATCGTCGGCCGCGGCCAGGGCGCCATCGAGGACTATTTCGACTCCATTCCCGAGATCGAGAACGCCCTGGAGGCCAAGGGCAAGGTCGAGATCCTGGCCGACGTGCGCCGCGACCTGCCCAAGCACGCCGGCGAGATGAGCTTCATCCGCCAGATGGCGCCGCTGGGCCTCGGCCACGCCGTCTGGTGCGCCCGCGACGTGATCGGCGACGAGCCCTTCGCCGTCATGCTGCCCGACATGCTGATGGCCGCCGAGCCGGGCGCCCTGGCCCAGGCGGTCGCCGCCTACGAGCAGGTCGGCGGCAACATCGTCGTGGTCGAGCCGGCGCCGGAAGGCGAGGCCCACAAGTATGGCATCGTCGCCCTGGAGGGGCAGGACGGGCGGTTGAACCGCATGACCGGCATGGTCGAGAAGCCGGCCCCGGGCACGGAGCCCTCCAACCTCTTCATTTCCGGCCGCTACATCCTGCAGCCCGACATCTTCCACATCCTGGAGACCCAGGAGCGTGGGGCGGGCGGGGAGATCCAGCTCACCGACGGCATGGCCAAGCTGATGCAGAGCCAGGCCTTCCACGCCCTGGAATACGAGGGGACCACCTACGACTGCGGCGACAAGATCGGCCTGCTGCGCGCCAACGTCGCCTTCGCCCTGCGCCGCCCCGATCTCGCCGACGCGGCCCGCAAGGCGATCGAGGAGCTGCTCTAA
- a CDS encoding DUF3606 domain-containing protein, protein MAGLKDKRGFIDKERLDLSERKAVEYWMKRWGVTRDQITTAHRKVGRLTKDIAAELGKKR, encoded by the coding sequence ATGGCAGGTCTGAAGGACAAGCGCGGTTTCATCGACAAGGAGCGGCTCGATCTCTCCGAGCGCAAGGCCGTCGAATATTGGATGAAGCGGTGGGGCGTGACGCGCGATCAGATCACGACGGCGCACCGCAAGGTCGGCCGGCTGACGAAGGATATCGCAGCGGAGCTCGGCAAGAAGCGCTGA
- a CDS encoding alpha/beta fold hydrolase yields the protein MSETSGFLERPGGERLAWRRVAGNGPAVVWLGGFRSDMAGTKAQALAEWALATGHAYVRFDYFAHGESSGDFAQGTITRWREDALAVLDELVDGPAVLIGSSMGGWISCLTALAAPERVKALVLVAPAPDFTAKLMTPEIPAEGWADLEANGVWYRPSLYGDPYPITRNLLEDGARWSILDSEIPIAAPVRILQGGEDPDVPWRHALELAQAIKSQDLVFTLIKDGDHRLSRPQDIARLIAAVEEVA from the coding sequence ATGAGCGAGACCTCAGGCTTCCTCGAACGGCCGGGCGGCGAGCGCCTCGCCTGGCGCCGCGTGGCCGGAAACGGCCCGGCCGTGGTGTGGCTCGGCGGCTTCCGGTCGGACATGGCCGGAACCAAGGCTCAGGCCCTGGCGGAGTGGGCGCTCGCCACAGGCCACGCCTACGTCCGCTTCGACTATTTCGCCCACGGCGAGAGCAGCGGCGACTTCGCCCAGGGGACCATCACCCGCTGGCGCGAGGACGCCCTGGCGGTGCTGGACGAGCTCGTGGACGGGCCGGCGGTGCTGATCGGCTCGTCGATGGGCGGCTGGATCTCGTGCCTGACGGCGCTGGCCGCGCCGGAGCGGGTGAAGGCCCTGGTGCTGGTCGCGCCGGCCCCGGACTTCACCGCCAAGCTGATGACGCCGGAGATCCCGGCCGAGGGCTGGGCCGACCTCGAGGCCAACGGGGTCTGGTATCGGCCTTCGCTCTACGGCGATCCCTATCCGATCACCCGCAACCTGCTGGAGGACGGCGCCCGCTGGTCGATCCTCGATTCCGAGATCCCGATCGCCGCGCCGGTGCGCATCCTTCAGGGCGGCGAGGATCCCGACGTGCCCTGGCGCCACGCCCTGGAGCTGGCCCAGGCGATCAAGAGCCAGGACCTCGTCTTCACCCTCATCAAGGACGGCGACCACCGCCTCTCGCGGCCCCAGGACATCGCCCGCCTGATCGCGGCGGTCGAGGAAGTGGCCTAG
- a CDS encoding SDR family oxidoreductase, with the protein MKLFVFGYGFSGQALGRRLKAEGWEVMASARRADDAARLVAAGVRPVVIADAEALAGALAETQALLITAPPGPDGCPGLSRLVPALARARAFPDWTGYLSTTGVYGDRRGRWVFETSRLAAQSPEGARRVAAERDWLEVGRGMGLTVGVFRLPGIYGPGRSALDRLRAGQARRIVAPGQVFSRIHVDDLAAGLAASIARPRAGGIYNLCDDEPAPNPDVIAYAARLLGMEPPPEIPLAEAGLSQQAMRFYAESKRVSNARAKAELGWRPAYPSYREGLTSILAAGG; encoded by the coding sequence TTGAAGCTCTTCGTTTTCGGATACGGCTTTTCGGGCCAGGCGCTGGGACGACGCCTCAAGGCCGAGGGCTGGGAGGTGATGGCCAGCGCGCGGCGCGCCGACGACGCCGCCCGCCTGGTCGCCGCCGGCGTGCGGCCGGTGGTGATCGCCGACGCCGAGGCCTTGGCCGGCGCCCTGGCCGAGACCCAGGCGCTGCTGATCACCGCGCCGCCCGGTCCCGACGGCTGTCCCGGCCTCTCCCGCCTTGTCCCGGCCCTGGCCCGCGCCCGCGCCTTCCCCGACTGGACGGGCTATCTCTCCACGACCGGGGTCTATGGCGACCGGCGGGGGCGCTGGGTGTTCGAGACGAGCCGCCTCGCCGCCCAGTCGCCGGAGGGCGCGCGCCGGGTGGCGGCCGAGCGCGACTGGCTGGAGGTCGGCCGCGGCATGGGCCTGACGGTCGGCGTCTTCCGCCTGCCCGGCATCTACGGCCCCGGCCGCTCGGCGCTGGACCGGCTGCGCGCCGGCCAGGCCCGCCGCATCGTCGCGCCGGGCCAGGTGTTCTCGCGCATCCACGTGGACGACCTGGCGGCCGGGCTCGCCGCCTCGATCGCGCGGCCCCGGGCCGGCGGGATCTACAATCTCTGCGACGACGAGCCGGCCCCCAATCCCGACGTGATCGCCTACGCGGCCCGACTGCTGGGCATGGAGCCGCCGCCGGAGATCCCGTTGGCGGAGGCCGGACTTTCACAGCAGGCCATGCGCTTCTACGCCGAGAGCAAGCGCGTCTCGAACGCCCGCGCCAAGGCCGAGCTCGGCTGGCGCCCGGCCTATCCCAGCTACCGCGAGGGGCTGACTTCGATCCTGGCGGCTGGCGGCTAG
- a CDS encoding c-type cytochrome, producing the protein MRRVLRWIGLGLAGLAVVVVFAALGAFAASEAMIRWPAAKAPVRLAAARDVDAIARGKRVATLYGCHDCHGADLGGRTFFDEMPVARIAAPNLSLAMAHQSDEDLARAIRTGVAADGRPLWIMPSDAFSRLTDGETADLIAYLRTFPAKGGLQPVKQIGPVGRLGVLLGKFRSAPAVLAAEGHAAPVDLGPQYEQGRTLARACMECHGLDLKGSATTHAPDLAIAGAYDPADFERLLRTGVAAGNRRLGLMSEAAPGRFNALSHEEISALHAYLKARAEKSS; encoded by the coding sequence ATGCGCCGCGTTCTGCGCTGGATCGGCCTGGGCCTGGCGGGCCTCGCCGTCGTCGTCGTCTTTGCCGCGCTCGGGGCCTTCGCCGCCAGCGAGGCGATGATCCGTTGGCCCGCGGCCAAGGCGCCTGTCCGCCTCGCCGCCGCCCGCGACGTCGACGCCATCGCCCGCGGCAAGCGCGTGGCGACGCTCTACGGCTGCCACGACTGCCACGGCGCGGACCTCGGCGGCCGCACCTTCTTCGACGAGATGCCGGTGGCGCGAATCGCCGCGCCGAACCTGTCGCTGGCCATGGCCCACCAGTCGGACGAGGACCTGGCGCGCGCGATCCGCACCGGCGTGGCGGCCGACGGCCGGCCCCTGTGGATCATGCCCTCAGACGCCTTCTCGCGCCTGACCGATGGCGAGACCGCCGACCTGATCGCCTATCTGCGCACCTTCCCGGCCAAGGGCGGCCTGCAGCCGGTCAAGCAGATCGGCCCCGTCGGCCGCCTCGGCGTGCTGCTCGGCAAGTTCCGCTCCGCGCCCGCGGTCCTCGCCGCCGAAGGCCACGCGGCGCCGGTCGACCTCGGACCCCAGTACGAGCAGGGCCGCACCCTCGCCCGCGCCTGCATGGAGTGCCATGGGCTCGACCTGAAGGGCAGCGCCACCACCCACGCACCGGACCTCGCCATCGCCGGCGCCTACGATCCGGCGGATTTCGAGCGGCTGCTGCGCACCGGCGTCGCCGCCGGCAACCGCCGCCTCGGCCTGATGAGCGAGGCCGCGCCCGGCCGCTTCAACGCCCTCAGCCACGAGGAGATCTCGGCCCTGCACGCCTACCTCAAGGCGCGGGCGGAAAAGTCTTCGTGA
- a CDS encoding glycosyltransferase family 4 protein encodes MALPPNFTLLQVVPELETGGAEQTTIDVARAVIEAGGKALVATRGGRMAARLISDGGRLAQMPVNSKNPLTMLGNAARLVDLIRRERVSVVHVRSRAPAFAALWAAKTTDTPLVTTYHGIYKARSGLKRWYNAVMTRGDVVIANSEYTRAHILAEHEVDPAKVVTIPRGVDLERFNPAWVTADRIAALRQAWSAPEDPRLTRFLLAGRLTRIKGHLTIIEAAARLKAAGRTDFEVLFAGDDQGRTDYREELVRAIDAAGLNAQVRIVGHCDDMPAAYLVSDVAILPTNVPESFGRAAVEPQAMGRPVIASNHGGTVETVVDGVTGWLVEPGDAEAWAKAMARAADLGPGKRAEMGQTGMNRARQLYTNAGMCADTLAVYERVLEAHR; translated from the coding sequence GTGGCCCTGCCCCCGAACTTCACCCTCCTGCAGGTCGTGCCCGAGCTGGAAACCGGCGGGGCGGAACAGACGACCATCGACGTCGCGCGCGCGGTGATCGAGGCCGGCGGCAAGGCCCTGGTGGCCACCCGCGGCGGGCGCATGGCCGCGCGCCTGATCTCCGATGGCGGCCGCCTGGCGCAGATGCCGGTGAACAGCAAGAACCCGCTGACCATGCTGGGCAACGCCGCGCGCCTGGTGGACCTGATCCGCCGGGAGAGGGTGAGCGTGGTCCACGTCCGCTCGCGCGCCCCGGCCTTCGCCGCCCTGTGGGCCGCCAAGACCACCGACACCCCGCTCGTGACCACCTACCACGGGATCTACAAGGCAAGGTCCGGCCTCAAGCGCTGGTACAACGCGGTCATGACCCGCGGCGACGTGGTGATCGCCAACTCCGAGTACACCCGCGCCCACATCCTCGCCGAGCACGAGGTCGACCCGGCCAAGGTGGTGACCATCCCGCGCGGCGTCGATCTCGAGCGCTTCAACCCGGCCTGGGTCACCGCGGACCGCATCGCGGCCCTGCGCCAGGCCTGGAGCGCCCCGGAGGACCCGCGGCTGACGCGCTTCCTGCTGGCCGGGCGCCTGACGCGCATCAAGGGCCACCTGACCATCATCGAGGCCGCCGCCCGCCTGAAGGCGGCCGGCCGCACGGACTTCGAGGTGCTGTTCGCGGGCGACGACCAGGGCCGCACCGACTACCGCGAAGAGCTCGTCCGCGCGATCGACGCGGCTGGCCTTAACGCGCAGGTGAGGATCGTCGGGCATTGCGACGACATGCCGGCGGCCTACCTTGTTTCCGACGTGGCGATCCTGCCGACCAACGTGCCCGAAAGCTTCGGCCGCGCGGCGGTCGAGCCGCAGGCGATGGGCCGGCCGGTGATCGCCTCCAACCACGGGGGCACGGTCGAGACGGTGGTCGACGGGGTCACGGGCTGGCTGGTGGAGCCCGGCGACGCCGAGGCCTGGGCCAAGGCCATGGCGCGGGCGGCCGACCTCGGTCCCGGCAAGCGCGCCGAGATGGGCCAGACCGGCATGAACCGCGCGCGCCAGC
- the glmM gene encoding phosphoglucosamine mutase, which produces MTKRAYFGTDGIRGQANRYPMTAEVALRVGMAAGKLFMSKDDRRHLVVIGKDTRLSGYMIEPALVAGFTSVGMDVRLFGPLPTPGVAMMTRSLRADLGVMISASHNHFADNGIKLFGPDGYKLSDERELEIESLMDQGLEEGLASPDNLGRVQRIDDSQARYVEIAKASFPRRLNLSGLRIVIDCANGAAYKVAPEALYELGAEVIRIGVSPNGFNINEECGSTAPAAMQKAVKEYRADIGIALDGDADRLVICDEKGQVVDGDQIMALIADNWAKRDRLTGGGVVATVMSNLGLERFLKARNLKLERTQVGDRYVMAQMRAGGFNLGGEQSGHIILRDFATTGDGLLAALQVLAVLKETGKPMSALARQFEPVPQKLENVRFAGGKPLDTDQVKSVIAGAEQKLNGTGRVVVRASGTEPLIRIMAEGDDEKLVNQVVKEIVGAVKKAAA; this is translated from the coding sequence ATGACCAAGCGCGCCTATTTCGGAACAGATGGCATCCGTGGCCAGGCCAACCGCTATCCGATGACGGCGGAGGTGGCTTTGCGCGTCGGCATGGCCGCGGGCAAGCTCTTCATGTCGAAGGACGACCGCCGCCACCTGGTGGTGATCGGCAAGGACACCCGGCTGTCGGGCTACATGATCGAGCCGGCGCTCGTGGCCGGCTTCACCAGCGTGGGCATGGACGTGCGCCTGTTCGGCCCGCTGCCGACCCCGGGCGTGGCGATGATGACCCGCTCCCTGCGCGCCGACCTCGGGGTGATGATCTCGGCCTCGCACAACCACTTCGCCGACAACGGCATCAAGCTGTTCGGGCCTGACGGCTACAAGCTCTCCGACGAGCGCGAGCTGGAGATCGAATCCCTGATGGACCAGGGGCTCGAGGAGGGCCTGGCCTCGCCCGACAACCTCGGCCGGGTGCAGCGCATCGACGATTCCCAGGCCCGCTACGTGGAGATCGCCAAGGCGAGTTTCCCGCGCCGGCTGAACCTGAGCGGCCTTCGCATCGTCATCGATTGCGCCAACGGGGCGGCCTACAAGGTGGCGCCAGAGGCGCTCTACGAGCTCGGCGCCGAGGTGATCCGCATCGGCGTCTCGCCCAACGGCTTCAACATCAACGAGGAGTGCGGTTCGACCGCCCCGGCCGCCATGCAGAAGGCGGTGAAGGAATACCGCGCCGACATCGGCATCGCCCTCGACGGCGACGCCGACCGGCTGGTGATCTGCGACGAGAAGGGCCAGGTCGTCGACGGCGACCAGATCATGGCCCTGATCGCCGACAACTGGGCCAAGCGCGACCGCCTGACCGGCGGCGGTGTGGTGGCAACGGTGATGTCCAACCTCGGCCTCGAGCGCTTCCTGAAGGCCCGCAACCTCAAGCTCGAGCGCACCCAGGTCGGCGACCGCTACGTGATGGCGCAGATGCGCGCGGGCGGTTTCAACCTCGGCGGCGAGCAGTCCGGCCACATCATCCTGCGCGACTTCGCCACCACCGGCGACGGCCTGCTGGCGGCGCTGCAGGTGCTGGCGGTGCTCAAGGAGACGGGCAAGCCGATGAGCGCCCTGGCCCGCCAGTTCGAGCCGGTGCCGCAGAAACTCGAGAACGTCCGCTTCGCCGGCGGCAAGCCGCTCGACACCGATCAGGTGAAGTCGGTCATCGCCGGCGCCGAGCAGAAGCTGAACGGCACGGGCCGCGTGGTGGTCCGCGCCTCGGGCACCGAACCGCTGATCCGCATCATGGCCGAGGGCGACGACGAGAAGCTCGTCAACCAGGTCGTCAAGGAGATCGTCGGGGCGGTGAAGAAGGCCGCGGCCTGA
- a CDS encoding NAD-dependent epimerase/dehydratase family protein: MRVLILGGDGFCGWPTALHLSARGHEVEIIDNQSRRRIDEELGAGSLTPIVPLAERIAAWEEVSGRTIRAHDLTVGKDYEGLLAVLNAFRPEAVVHFAEQRAAPYSMKSAAHKRYTVDNNLNATNDILAAIVDSGLDVHLAHLGTMGVYGYGTSGMAIPEGYLTVKVQTTEGWAEREILYPANPGSIYHLTKTQDALLFQFYAKNDGVRITDLHQGIVWGTQTIETRLDPRLVNRFDYDGDYGTVLNRFLMQAAVGYPLTVHGPGGQTRAFINIQDTVRCVELALAHPPARGERVKVMNQMTECWRVRELAEMVARLTGAKVAHLPNPRAEADENELMVENRRLLSYGLDPITLEEGLLMEVAEIARAYAHRADHAKIPCVSAWNAERAAATSGAGPGAAVAAE; this comes from the coding sequence ATGCGCGTACTCATCCTCGGCGGCGACGGCTTCTGCGGTTGGCCCACGGCGCTACACCTGTCGGCGCGCGGCCATGAGGTCGAGATCATCGACAACCAGTCCCGTCGGCGGATCGACGAGGAGCTGGGCGCCGGATCGCTGACGCCGATCGTTCCCCTGGCCGAGCGGATCGCCGCCTGGGAAGAGGTCTCCGGCCGCACCATCCGCGCCCACGACCTGACCGTCGGCAAGGACTACGAGGGCCTCCTGGCGGTGCTCAACGCCTTCCGCCCCGAGGCGGTGGTCCATTTCGCCGAGCAGCGGGCCGCGCCCTATTCGATGAAGTCGGCGGCCCACAAGCGCTACACCGTCGACAACAACCTCAACGCCACCAACGACATCCTGGCCGCCATCGTCGACTCCGGCCTCGACGTCCACCTCGCCCATCTCGGCACCATGGGCGTCTATGGCTACGGCACCAGCGGCATGGCCATTCCCGAGGGCTATCTGACGGTGAAGGTTCAGACCACCGAGGGCTGGGCCGAGCGGGAGATCCTCTATCCGGCCAATCCCGGCTCGATCTACCACCTGACCAAGACCCAGGACGCCCTGCTCTTCCAGTTCTACGCCAAGAACGACGGGGTGCGGATCACCGACCTGCACCAGGGCATCGTCTGGGGCACCCAGACCATCGAGACCCGCCTCGACCCGCGACTGGTCAACCGCTTCGACTACGACGGCGACTACGGCACGGTGCTGAACCGGTTCCTCATGCAGGCGGCGGTGGGCTATCCGCTGACGGTGCACGGGCCGGGCGGCCAGACCCGGGCCTTCATCAACATCCAGGACACGGTGCGCTGCGTGGAGCTGGCGCTGGCCCACCCGCCGGCCCGCGGCGAGCGGGTGAAGGTGATGAACCAGATGACCGAGTGCTGGCGCGTCCGCGAGCTCGCCGAGATGGTCGCACGGCTGACCGGGGCCAAGGTCGCCCACCTGCCCAACCCGCGCGCCGAGGCCGACGAGAACGAGCTGATGGTGGAGAACCGCCGTCTTTTGTCCTACGGCCTCGATCCGATCACCCTCGAGGAGGGTCTCCTGATGGAGGTGGCCGAGATCGCCCGCGCCTACGCCCACCGCGCCGACCACGCCAAGATCCCCTGCGTCTCGGCCTGGAACGCCGAGCGGGCGGCGGCGACCTCCGGCGCCGGCCCCGGCGCCGCTGTGGCGGCGGAGTAG